A single Syngnathoides biaculeatus isolate LvHL_M chromosome 18, ASM1980259v1, whole genome shotgun sequence DNA region contains:
- the tbl2 gene encoding transducin beta-like protein 2 → MEVVALVTLTLFLGGLVALVAFALGKRKEELRGEAEQTSDCASSTAKGPAAKKLKQEKLLRGRKNKSPQHDFSHPLLACSLKGHSGIVTSLDFSSNGKYLASCSDDRTVRIWSTKDFLNRDHKYMRANVELDHATLVCFTPDSRAFITWLSYGDTIRVFKMIKKDDGTMSFKPAAKDFPIKHKGSIINIGMADTGKFLMSAYNDTTINIWNLKGEILASINTNQMTNSYVAVSPCGRFVASCGFTPDVKVWEVCFSKTGEFKEVTRAFELKGHSAGVHAFAFSNDSHKMVTVSKDGTWKLWNTDVEYKKQQDPYLLKTVPCSSSKGSLAALSPDGRVVAISDGCNVALYNASSGELEEQILSIHSFEVTALRFDVTGRFLACSGDKAIRVFHNAPGYRAIIKDMQDMLKKAQNEGMKQRLQQQISDAQKALRAAKLASSVH, encoded by the exons ATGGAGGTGGTCGCTTTGGTcactttgactttgtttttggGAGGCCTGGTGGCGTTGGTCGCGTTCGCCTTGGGGAAAAGGAAAGAGGAGCTGCGAGGGGAGGCCGAGCAGACGAGCGACTGCGCAA GCAGCACGGCAAAGGGTCCTGCAGCCAAGAAACTCAAGCAAGAGAAGCTGCTGCGCGGCCGTAAAAATAAATCTCCACAACACGACTTCAGCCATCCTCTGCTGGCATGCTCGCTAAAG GGCCACAGTGGGATTGTGACGTCCCTGGATTTCAGCAGTAACGGGAAGTACTTGGCGTCTTGTTCCGATGACCGCACCGTGCGAATATGGAGCACCAAAGACTTCCTCAACCGGGATCACAAGTACATGAGGGCCAATGTGGAGCTAGACCATGCCACCCTAGTGTGCTTCACCCCGGACTCCAG GGCGTTTATCACCTGGCTGTCTTACGGCGACACCATCCGTGTcttcaaaatgattaaaaaagatGACGGCACTATGAGCTTCAAACCGGCTGCCAAGGACTTCCCGATCAAACATAAGGGCAGCATCATCAACATCGGCATGGCGGATACCG GCAAGTTCCTCATGAGCGCCTACAATGACACCACCATCAACATTTGGAACCTGAAAGGTGAAATACTGGCTTCTATCAACACTAACCAGATGACCAATTCTTATGTTGCCGTCTCCCCATGTGGAAG gTTTGTGGCATCCTGTGGCTTCACTCCAGACGTCAAGGTGTGGGAGGTGTGCTTTTCAAAGACGGGCGAGTTCAAGGAGGTGACGCGAGCCTTCGAGCTGAAAGGCCACTCCGCAGGAGTGCACGCGTTTGCCTTTTCTAACGACTCGCACAA AATGGTGACAGTGTCCAAAGACGGCACTTGGAAGTTGTGGAATACGGACGTAGAGTACAAAAAGCAGCAGGATCCCTATCTGCTCAAGACCGTCCCCTGCTCGTCGTCCAAAGGCAGCCTGGCGGCGCTGTCGCCCGACGGCCGAGTGGTGGCCATTAGTGACGGGTGTAACGTGGCCTTGTACAACGCCTCCAGCGGCGAGTTGGAAGAGCAGATTCTCAGCATACACAGCTTCGAGGTCACGGCCCTCCGCTTTGATGTCACCGGGCGCTTTTTGGCGTGCAGCGGCGACAAGGCCATCCGAGTGTTTCACAACGCTCCTGGCTACCGGGCGATCATTAAGGACATGCAGGACATGCTGAAGAAGGCACAGAATGAGGGCATGAAGCAGAGGCTGCAGCAGCAAATTAGCGACGCCCAGAAGGCCCTGCGTGCCGCCAAGCTGGCCTCCTCCGTCCACTGA
- the LOC133491350 gene encoding uncharacterized protein C11orf87 homolog → MTPPSSALSPAPRCLPGLGVNGTCAEQLSVAFPPLSSTLALLVLVAVLAGVVLVSVATFHFHKRRLKKRKIQRAQEEYERDSRRAATAAAAGGSARPCVIARPVRCGAHRVEVVTEEDHAGDPVEQGVTPADC, encoded by the coding sequence ATGACACCCCCGAGCTCCGCGTTGTCCCCGGCTCCCCGGTGCCTGCCGGGCCTGGGCGTCAACGGCACATGCGCGGAGCAGCTGAGCGTCGCGTTCCCTCCGCTGTCGTCCACCCTGGCCCTGCTGGTGCTCGTGGCCGTGCTGGCGGGTGTCGTGCTGGTCTCCGTGGCCACGTTCCACTTCCACAAGAGGAGGCTGAAGAAGCGGAAGATCCAGAGAGCGCAGGAGGAGTATGAGCGCGACAGTCGCagggcggcgacggcggcggctgcAGGGGGGTCTGCGCGACCGTGCGTCATTGCGCGCCCGGTGCGGTGTGGCGCACACCGAGTAGAGGTGGTGACGGAAGAGGACCACGCTGGTGATCCAGTAGAGCAAGGAGTGACCCCCGCGGACTGCTAA
- the mybbp1a gene encoding myb-binding protein 1A-like protein, translating into MSVNMVELHVKADEPFRTAGALQQNRVFLDFFWDLAKPDQEIRLSAVENLLKYLKDNNKEDELEYTVKRLLDGLAHTREAARPGFSLALGQLLSAFEELTLQDILDRIREKHNVQKATKKFVRNAAFGSLFGVLALHQSGRLFSEPPVVLGCVQILQRLTQERQHLKDLPSKTLTDILTEVPEQVFEEVLLSALQSDLALAFQTPEQLQLLLVALERFPQILQPKKLKKLLGSSNIINSDNIEKLTHVLKMAARSEKKDCALPAVALDLLKLSLREDSFQLFWNKAIVEGMLKEHWGPTHFLSFRMLGSALPLLSLSQLKEVLSGEVMIHYGEHVVSAQKQERFKLAPEMEASVSKFLEGCQDAEKQLAVMVGFSSLVHQGYPVVPSVWRVVQHLQPTALHNYVAWLKTTFLTPRIGQLLNFTSRRQKERQDHLEEDLIFRLRKWIVDRLASIVDNHQVKKDEEFIMEIARFIFFHSFFNTKKACIDIPETQDKLDVPLDPKTRAVLVNSCFGLLLSMHNLPLADDASKGGAVTHRRTLGVTSDGSLWIYRLVQYAQELLHQPTFVRAVCPFSEEQKQAWDSMLESVASLKKKTKKGHSVESRAFQQLFLLLGMHLFKAPDELLDVMKDLQSCVEACQEKKAKKRKKGSKTQEAAEPEWVEVLVDILLSLLSQPSRHIRQVCKTVFASISPHVNAAALTSILDVLDPDKDGEDDGPVLVMDDAEKAKQKKPKRDEDVEMEDESDESCTDSEEGENEEAVEEVDQSFRVELMKVLQHKNTLDKDQEGSDDDLSDDAMMELDKSLSTLFSEQKKKNQAKKDAKVKIRKEKTLVCDFKIKVLDLVEVFVARQADSPLVLDLLEPLLYIIERVMNSGKEQQDQEFLLRAADIFKNQLCRAKVYCKTTEDRQEELHNLLSNLMAKMQKLSESSVGLYYFSAALYVVKVLRGAPTAENKEEGASGTAAELRFMGNVDVERVSGLFREALHSFMSRRKSPLTTQMFTDLFNRFPVLCVHLLDATVQHITSSVRDHQKGQACVLVLRAMQNREVQQLMSGAPWLEFCTKVAAQLAATFKLEGQTDSKALRERLLKALELCRFFLKHIHHQKLPVDQEAIKDALQPMTEVLAFKKSGTLEDNYWSVMKVFGVMRPKTEKIKPNKDAGQPLPTQQQPAKKQKGFLPESKKRKKRPQPVLEPAAAAANSAPTADKAGVEKGQGKKNNKKKTKRAADGAPPSHASPAKKKKMQDDSKLVKKKKNRKKKDRGPLQSQTL; encoded by the exons ATGTCCGTGAACATGGTGGAGCTCCACGTGAAAGCGGACGAACCGTTCCGTACGGCCGGGGCCCTCCAACAGAACCGAGTCTTTCTCGATTTCTTCTGGGACTTAGCCAAACCCGACCAGGAAATTCGGCTGAGCGCTGTGGAAAACCTTCTTAAATACCTCAAAGACAACAATAAG GAAGATGAGCTGGAGTACACAGTCAAGAGGCTCTTGGATGGCCTCGCTCACACACGGGAGGCAGCAAGGCCCGGCTTCAGCTTAGCTCTGGGTCAG cTCCTGAGCGCTTTTGAGGAACTCACTCTGCAGGACATCCTCGACAGAATCAGGGAGAAGCACAATGTACAAAAAGCCACGaag AAATTTGTCAGAAATGCAGCGTTTGGGAGCTTGTTTGGCGTCCTTGCGCTGCACCAGTCAGGGCGCCTATTCAGT GAGCCGCCGGTGGTCCTGGGTTGTGTGCAGATTCTGCAGAGGCTCACCCAGGAGCGACAACACCTGAAGGACCTGCCCAGCAAGACCTTGACAGACATCCTCACAGAG GTTCCCGAGCAGGTGTTTGAGGAGGTCCTGCTGAGCGCCTTGCAGTCGGACCTGGCGTTGGCCTTCCAGACTCCGGAGCAGCTCCAGCTGCTGCTGGTGGCGCTCGAGCGCTTTCCGCAAATCCTCCAACCCAAGAAACTCAAAAAGCTGCTGGGCTCCTCCAACATAATCAACAGTGACAACATTgaaaa GCTAACGCACGTACTCAAGATGGCCGCCCGCTCGGAGAAGAAGGACTGCGCGCTCCCGGCGGTGGCCCTGGACCTCCTCAAGCTCTCCCTGAGGGAGGACagcttccagctcttctggaatAAAGCCATTGTGGAGGGAATGCTGAAGGAGCATTGGGGACCCACACA CTTTTTGAGTTTCCGAATGTTGGGCAGCGCTTTGCCGCTTCTGTCCTTGTCCCAGCTCAAAGAGGTTCTGTCCGGGGAGGTGATGATTCACTACGGCGAGCATGTGGTGTCTGCTCAG AAACAAGAACGCTTCAAGCTGGCGCCCGAGATGGAAGCCTCCGTGTCGAAATTCCTGGAGGGCTGCCAGGATGCCGAAAAGCAGCTAGCGGTGATGGTGGGCTTCTCCTCGCTCGTCCACCAGGGCTACCCGGTGGTGCCGTCCGTGTGGCGTGTGGTCCAGCACCTGCAGCCGACGGCGCTGCACAATTACGTGGCGTGGCTAAAGACCACCTTCCTAACACCTCGTATAGGCCAGCTGCTCAACTTTACCTCGCGCAGGCAGAAGGAGCGCCAGGACCATTTGGAAGA GGACCTCATATTCCGCCTGAGGAAGTGGATTGTGGATAGGCTGGCCTCAATTGTGGACAACCACCAGGTCAAGAAGGATGAGGAGTTCATTATGGAGATTGCCAG attcatctttttccacagcTTCTTCAACACCAAGAAGGCCTGCATCGACATTCCAGAAACTCAAGATAAGCTCGACGTACCTCTGGATCCGAAAACCAGAGCAGTGCTGGTCAATTCCTGCTTCGG GCTCCTCCTCTCCATGCATAACCTGCCCCTGGCTGATGATGCATCCAAAGGTGGAGCCGTGACCCACAGGCGCACGCTAGGCGTCACGTCCGATGGCTCGTTGTGGATCTACCGTCTGGTCCAGTACGCCCAAGAACTGCTCCACCAGCCCACATTTGTCCGTGCTGTCTGTCCCTTCAGTGAGGAGCAGAAGCAGGCCTGGGACAG CATGCTGGAGTCGGTGGCGAGcctgaaaaagaaaaccaaGAAAGGCCACTCAGTGGAGAGCAGGGCATTCCAGCAGCTCTTCCTCCTGTTGGGCATGCACCTCTTCAAG GCTCCAGATGAGCTGCTGGATGTCATGAAGGATCTGCAGAGCTGCGTGGAGGCGTGCCAGGAGAAGAAAGccaagaaaaggaagaaag GCAGCAAAACGCAAGAGGCAGCTGAGCCCGAGTGGGTGGAGGTGTTGGTGGACATCTTGTTGTCGCTCCTGTCCCAGCCGAGCCGACACATCAGGCAGGTGTGCAAGACAGTCTTCGCCTCCATTTCCCCCCACGTCAACGCCGCAGCCCTCACCTCCATTTTGGAT GTCCTGGATCCGGATAAAGATGGCGAGGATGACGGCCCTGTGCTCGTCATGGACGACGCCGAAAAAGCCAAGCAGAAGAAACCGAAACGTGATGAGGATGTGGAGATG gAGGACGAGTCCGACGAATCTTGCACTGACTCTGAGGAGGGTGAGAATGAGGAAGCCGTGGAGGAGGTGGACCAAAGCTTCAGAGTGGAGCTGATGAAGGTCCTCCAGCACAAGAATACTCTG GACAAAGACCAGGAGGGCAGCGACGATGACTTGTCTGACGACGCCATGATGGAGCTGGACAAGAGCTTGTCTACGTTATTCTCTgagcagaaaaagaagaaccagGCCAAGAAGGACGCCAAGGTCAAAATCCGGAAAGAGAAGACACTGGTGTGCGATTTCAAGATTAAG GTGCTGGATCTGGTGGAGGTGTTCGTAGCCCGGCAGGCTGACAGTCCTCTGGTCCTGGACCTTCTGGAGCCTCTCCTGTACATAATCGAGCGAGTGATGAACTCAGGCAAGGAGCAGCAGGACCAGGAATTCCTCCTCAGGGCGGCAGACATTTTCAA GAACCAGTTGTGCCGGGCCAAGGTGTACTGCAAGACTACCGAAGacagacaggaggagctccatAACCTTCTCAGCAACCTGATGGCGAAAATGCAGAAGTTGTCCGAGTCATCTGTTGGGCTCTACTACTTCAG CGCTGCCCTGTATGTGGTGAAAGTGTTGCGAGGAGCGCCCACAGCCGAGAACAAAGAGGAGGGAGCGTCCGGGACTGCAGCAGAG ttGCGGTTCATGGGCAACGTGGACGTGGAGCGGGTGTCCGGCCTCTTTCGGGAGGCACTGCACTCCTTCATGAGTCGCAGGAAGAGCCCCCTGACCACCCAGATGTTCACCGACCTGTTCAACAGATTTCCC GTTTTGTGTGTTCACCTGTTGGATGCGACCGTGCAGCACATCACATCGAGCGTCAGAGATCACCAAAAG GGCCAGGCGTGCGTTTTGGTGCTGCGCGCCATGCAAAACAGGGAGGTGCAGCAGCTGATGAGCGGCGCACCGTGGTTGGAGTTTTGCACCAAGGTGGCGGCTCAGCTGGCCGCG ACTTTCAAGCTGGAGGGTCAAACGGACAGCAAAGCTCTGCGGGAGAGGCTGCTCAAGGCTCTGGAGTTGTGCCGCTTCTTCCTCAAGCACATCCACCATCAA AAGCTGCCCGTGGACCAAGAGGCCATCAAGGACGCCCTGCAGCCCATGACTGAAGTTTTGGCTTTCAAGAAGTCGGGCACGCTAGAGGACAACTACTGGAGCGTCATGAAAGTTTTTGGAGTCAT GAGGCCCAAAACGGAGAAGATAAAGCCCAACAAGGACGCCGGCCAGCCGCTGCCGACGCAGCAGCAGCCTGCCAAGAAGCAGAAGGGCTTCCTGCCAGAaagcaaaaagaggaaaaaacggCCGCAGCCCGTCTTGGAGCCCGCTGCGGCCGCCGCCAACTCTGCCCCGACGGCGGACAAAGCGGGGGTAGAGAAAGGACAAGGCAAGAAGAATaacaagaaaaagacaaagcgGGCGGCGGATGGCGCGCCGCCGTCGCATGCCAGCCctgccaagaagaagaagatgcaagaTGACAGcaagttggttaaaaaaaagaaaaacagaaagaaaaaagatagAGGGCCACTACAAAGCCAGACTCTTTAA